The following are from one region of the Paenibacillus sabinae T27 genome:
- a CDS encoding GNAT family N-acetyltransferase, which yields MAEDKEIEEYVQAYNIAFPEKPWSVEGVKYFMLSKLWAVGTTLSAFDKGKIAGSIMLYWNEDKNANGEINRAYTEQIFVMPKWRGKGLATALISRGMSYLAGKGMDESQLELRATNENALNLYKKLGYKVTKSESIIERII from the coding sequence ATGGCGGAAGATAAAGAGATAGAAGAGTATGTGCAAGCATACAATATCGCTTTTCCCGAAAAGCCATGGAGTGTAGAAGGAGTAAAGTATTTCATGTTATCTAAATTGTGGGCGGTGGGTACTACCTTGTCTGCATTTGATAAAGGGAAAATAGCTGGAAGCATTATGCTGTATTGGAATGAGGATAAGAATGCGAACGGTGAAATCAACCGAGCTTACACCGAACAGATCTTCGTCATGCCTAAATGGCGTGGAAAAGGATTGGCGACCGCTCTAATTAGCCGGGGGATGAGTTATCTGGCAGGCAAGGGGATGGATGAATCCCAGCTTGAGCTCAGGGCGACTAATGAAAACGCACTCAACCTATATAAGAAGTTAGGGTATAAGGTTACCAAAAGCGAAAGCATCATTGAACGGATCATTTGA
- a CDS encoding acyltransferase family protein, with translation MKEEEQMNKETSEKKLFYLDGIRGLAACTVVISHYIQVFYPAALNGRPQQAHFKWDIWYGHSPINLFYNGQFAVCLFFVLSGYVLSVKMFEKELDSETFQKLLHSSAIRRYIRLAMPAAVSVLLVYLAIITNAFHLQEIWETTWTDMKKNYYALDTNIYTVIKAAIFDPFFRLKAHPYNPVLWTMGYELLGSFLIFGFLALFGRVKKRWIVYVVLSITFIQTYFVAFLWGMLLADLLKHKWLQSKITAVLVLLMGIYLGSAPYTPLLGTMYEPIEVWTKIINEWIQFNMDPRLLARTLGSTMILFALLRLKVLQQVFGWKLFAYLGEISFSLYLIHFTFLNTFSAFLFSKVIHHFSYNLAYAITFMVSMVPLFILSHYYMKYIDQGALKLARKVESMLEHEKASTTQIYAQLREERRREL, from the coding sequence ATGAAAGAAGAGGAACAGATGAATAAAGAGACATCCGAAAAAAAGCTATTCTATTTGGATGGCATTAGGGGACTCGCGGCATGTACCGTGGTTATTTCCCACTACATACAAGTATTTTATCCAGCTGCATTAAATGGAAGACCGCAACAAGCTCATTTTAAATGGGATATTTGGTACGGCCATTCTCCGATTAATTTATTTTATAATGGACAATTTGCCGTTTGTTTGTTTTTTGTGTTAAGTGGTTATGTGCTCAGTGTCAAAATGTTTGAAAAAGAGCTCGATAGTGAAACCTTTCAAAAATTGTTACATTCCAGCGCTATACGAAGGTACATTCGCCTTGCCATGCCGGCAGCGGTATCCGTATTACTTGTGTATCTAGCAATTATTACGAATGCCTTTCATCTCCAAGAAATATGGGAAACAACATGGACAGATATGAAAAAGAACTACTACGCTTTAGATACAAATATATATACCGTTATTAAGGCTGCTATTTTTGATCCGTTTTTCCGTTTAAAAGCACATCCTTACAATCCAGTCCTTTGGACAATGGGCTATGAACTATTAGGTTCTTTTTTAATTTTCGGTTTTCTTGCTTTATTTGGACGAGTGAAAAAAAGATGGATTGTGTATGTGGTCTTATCCATTACGTTTATTCAAACCTATTTTGTTGCTTTTTTATGGGGAATGCTGCTTGCGGATTTGCTCAAGCACAAATGGTTACAAAGCAAAATAACGGCAGTACTTGTGCTTTTAATGGGGATTTACTTAGGTTCAGCACCTTATACTCCATTACTGGGAACTATGTACGAACCTATAGAAGTGTGGACAAAAATTATCAATGAATGGATTCAATTTAACATGGATCCACGACTTCTTGCACGAACCCTTGGTTCTACTATGATTTTGTTTGCTCTGCTTCGTTTAAAAGTGTTGCAGCAGGTGTTTGGATGGAAACTGTTTGCTTATTTAGGAGAGATTTCATTTTCTCTTTACCTCATTCATTTTACTTTCCTAAATACGTTCTCCGCGTTCCTGTTTAGTAAAGTGATTCATCACTTTAGTTATAATCTTGCCTATGCAATTACGTTTATGGTTTCCATGGTGCCCTTATTTATTTTGTCGCATTATTATATGAAATATATCGATCAAGGGGCATTAAAACTAGCTCGAAAAGTTGAAAGCATGTTAGAACATGAAAAAGCGTCGACTACTCAAATTTATGCCCAGCTGCGAGAAGAACGTAGAAGAGAGTTATAG
- a CDS encoding PadR family transcriptional regulator, which produces MSDPASQLKKGVLEILVLHLLRRGNLYGYQLINELDERSGGYFKLKEGTLYPVLYRLEDSRLVESYWEQTQGKRGVRRKYYRITAAGEDWLKEMTGELALLFHSIYKIMGDERL; this is translated from the coding sequence ATGAGCGATCCGGCAAGCCAGCTTAAAAAGGGCGTTTTGGAAATTTTGGTGCTGCATTTGCTGAGACGCGGAAATTTGTACGGCTACCAGTTGATCAACGAATTGGATGAGAGAAGCGGCGGATATTTCAAGCTTAAAGAAGGGACCCTGTACCCCGTGCTGTATAGGCTGGAGGATTCCCGTCTCGTCGAGAGCTACTGGGAGCAGACTCAAGGCAAGCGCGGGGTCCGGCGCAAATATTACCGGATCACCGCTGCGGGTGAAGACTGGCTTAAGGAAATGACCGGAGAGCTTGCGCTGTTATTTCACTCCATTTATAAGATTATGGGAGATGAACGTTTATGA
- a CDS encoding tetratricopeptide repeat protein, with translation MVKFIVFMLLWRLVGNPFLAVIILLAVLYFLDRRYVGVFPSITRPFRRARQGSRLRTQISLNPNDVSSKFELARLLSERKKYREAQELLLQIGDRYEQSAEYWVELGYANIKLGQLEEGESQMQRGLEINRRVQYGKPYLRLAEAFRHTDRDKALHYLHEFQDIQSSSSEAYYLLGSMYKALGQETEAKRSFNESIDVYRSLPRYKKRQERGWALRSFFAKMR, from the coding sequence ATGGTTAAATTTATCGTTTTTATGCTGCTGTGGAGGCTGGTCGGGAATCCGTTTCTTGCAGTGATTATCCTGCTTGCGGTACTCTATTTCCTTGACCGCCGCTATGTCGGCGTGTTCCCGAGCATCACCAGACCTTTTCGCAGAGCAAGACAAGGCTCCAGACTTCGCACTCAAATCTCGCTGAACCCGAATGATGTCTCTTCCAAGTTCGAGCTGGCCCGCCTCTTAAGCGAGCGCAAGAAATACAGGGAAGCGCAGGAGCTTCTGCTGCAAATCGGGGACCGCTATGAGCAGTCTGCCGAGTACTGGGTCGAACTGGGCTATGCGAATATTAAGCTGGGACAGCTGGAGGAAGGCGAAAGCCAAATGCAGCGCGGACTCGAGATTAACCGGAGAGTTCAGTACGGCAAGCCCTATCTTCGGCTTGCGGAGGCGTTCCGCCACACCGACCGCGACAAGGCGCTGCATTATTTACACGAGTTCCAGGACATTCAGTCATCCTCCAGCGAGGCGTATTATTTGCTCGGCTCTATGTACAAGGCGCTCGGTCAAGAGACCGAAGCAAAACGTTCTTTCAATGAATCCATCGACGTCTACCGCTCGCTGCCAAGGTACAAGAAGCGGCAGGAACGCGGGTGGGCGCTGCGCAGCTTTTTTGCAAAAATGCGCTAG
- the murI gene encoding glutamate racemase: MRIGFFDSGIGGITVLHQALRLLPNEDYIFYADSLHVPYGDKPKEEVRQYIFEAADFIASQGVKALVIACNTATSIAVQDLRQKYDFPILGIEPAVKPAVQQCEGTRKKVLVLATSLTLKEEKYHNLVRSVDRHDIVESLPLNGLVRFAEQFDFSEESVLPYLRDQFSHLDLRQYGTVVLGCTHFPYFIPVFKKLFNDDAEIISGSFGTAKNLKHILESRNQLSDGTGEISFYHSGRKVEDQATLTQYHRLFRMLDEM, encoded by the coding sequence GTGAGGATCGGATTTTTTGACTCGGGGATAGGTGGCATAACTGTATTGCATCAAGCGCTGAGGCTCCTGCCGAATGAAGATTACATCTTCTACGCGGACAGCTTGCATGTTCCATATGGGGATAAGCCGAAAGAAGAGGTAAGGCAATATATATTCGAGGCCGCTGACTTTATTGCAAGCCAGGGCGTCAAAGCATTAGTCATTGCCTGTAATACGGCAACCAGCATTGCGGTGCAAGACCTTCGCCAAAAATATGATTTCCCTATTTTAGGTATTGAGCCGGCCGTTAAACCGGCTGTTCAACAATGTGAAGGAACCCGGAAAAAAGTTCTGGTGCTTGCGACGAGTCTAACGCTGAAAGAAGAAAAATACCATAATCTGGTGAGAAGTGTGGATCGTCACGATATCGTTGAAAGCCTGCCGCTGAACGGCCTTGTCCGGTTTGCCGAACAATTCGATTTCAGCGAAGAAAGCGTGCTTCCCTATTTAAGAGACCAGTTCTCCCATCTGGATTTACGGCAGTACGGAACCGTTGTATTGGGCTGCACTCATTTTCCGTATTTTATTCCTGTTTTTAAGAAGCTTTTTAACGATGACGCGGAGATTATTTCAGGCAGCTTCGGGACGGCGAAGAACCTGAAGCATATTCTCGAATCCAGGAATCAATTATCGGATGGGACAGGAGAGATTTCTTTCTACCATTCCGGCCGTAAAGTCGAGGATCAGGCGACTCTCACCCAATATCATAGGTTGTTCAGAATGCTGGATGAAATGTAA
- the psiE gene encoding phosphate-starvation-inducible protein PsiE, with protein MKTKNNIASIPFILQWTLNAALIVLAVILVILLGKETIYIFGFINDGGHLTKLDLLEALLIYFLYFEFIALIIKYFEAHYHFPLRYFIYIGITAMIRLIIIDHENPSDTLIYSGAILLLVVTLFIANSKMLKREN; from the coding sequence TTGAAGACAAAAAATAATATCGCGTCTATTCCGTTCATTCTGCAATGGACACTCAATGCCGCGCTTATCGTGCTGGCGGTTATTCTTGTCATTCTTCTCGGCAAGGAGACCATTTATATTTTCGGCTTTATCAACGATGGCGGCCATCTGACCAAACTGGACCTGCTGGAAGCTTTGCTGATTTATTTTTTGTATTTCGAGTTCATTGCCCTGATTATCAAGTATTTCGAAGCGCATTATCATTTCCCGCTCAGGTATTTTATCTACATCGGCATTACGGCGATGATCCGGCTGATTATTATCGATCATGAAAATCCGTCGGATACGTTGATCTATTCGGGAGCCATCCTGCTGCTCGTGGTCACGCTCTTTATTGCAAACAGCAAGATGCTCAAAAGAGAGAATTAG